One window of Chamaesiphon minutus PCC 6605 genomic DNA carries:
- a CDS encoding type I polyketide synthase: MNQPLVNASSVSIVIPAYNSSAFLTAAIESVLAQTYRDGEIEIVVVDDGSTDDTKAVCDRYPTVKYIYQRNQGYLVARNQGIDISTGRYLIFLDSDDYIFPDAIEIGIKQLQERPEAGFVFGRYIFKAINPDGTYSTQKLFAEPPPTASYATILSAQHNIQCATVIFRREAVESVGGFAPGLEDLNLWLGIARTWPIYFHDRAVSEYRYHGDNFSSKSAKMLTSTLQTLELEWDYLRQTGDLELTAAYQQGRAAWIKFYGDRLLYDAIRSAQASDSISARENLQLVLTYDPQIQWVDRETYDVAIDLLPMPQQQQLIAHRQPQPQSYPQTQCLHQLFEAQVERTPDAIAVVCEDSRSERLCQRHLTYRELNDRANQLASHLQTLNVQPEVLVGISVERSLEMAIGILGILKAGGAYVPLDPAYPPERLAYMVADSDISVLVVSKDLGAVFAEYAGTLVYLDAMAQTQFDRTNPTSAVTPDNLIYTIYTSGSTGQPKGVPISHANVGRLFAASQHWYDFDERDVWVMFHSYAFDVSVWEFWGALIHGGRLVIVPFGVSRSPQEFYELLHKERVTVLCQTPSAFRQLQRVATGDAATLKLSLRAVIFAGEALDVQSLKPWFERYGDRVPQLVNMYGPTETTVYATYHPISRADLDLQECRGSVIGRPIPDLRLHILDRDLQPVPSGVAGELYIGGAGVARDGYLRRPELNAQRFIPNPFDEPSAPVLYKTGDLASYLPNGDIEYLGRMDRQVKLRGFRIELGEIEATIAKNLAVQEAVVIIREDEPGDPRLVAYLILTTPASITISELRDSLRQQLPNYMVPSAFVCLEAMPLTPNGKLDREALPAADRTSFGLADSFVAAGTSTEAILTGIWQEILRLEHVGIEDNFFDIGGNSLLGVKAIEQIQERFQVKVPVVRLYQYFNIRLMAEYLATIVDRQPPAAVTANISTTVSQPQRQVKTTDVAVIGMVGRFPGANSIEELWANLRAGTESMTWFDEADIDPSIDPDKIASPNYIRAKGILAGAELFDANFFGINDREAQMMDPQTRIFLELAAEALENVGYLAVDGNKIGVYAGAADNTYFEKHLSCQPEILDRFGEFQTHLVNDRDYLTTRASYELNLQGPSINISTACSTSLVAIIQAYQGLLNGQCDLALAGGVAITTPQNQGYLHQEGSIFTPDGHCRPFDANAQGTLFNNGAGIVVLKRLDEAIADGDRIYTVIKGVGMNNDGADKVSFMAPSISGQMGAILQAQQAAEVHPETISYIEAHGTATALGDPIEVEALTQAFRTQTAATQFCGIGSIKGNLGHLTAAAGVAGFIKTALALYHRQLPPSINYDRPNPHINFANSPFYVNDKLVDWPSSGNTPRRAGVSSFGGGGTNAHVVLEEPPQTATSSPSRPYQLLLLSAKTETALELAASNLQQHLDRHPNLNLADVAFTLQQGRKTYAHRRFIVCQTGADEVARFKYEKLEMGAGGGNTKTEDHTSDRQRRAELATSSPATATRHSPRHTPQVVFLFPGQGAQSVNMGANLYDCEPVFRQAIDTCAEILQPILGLDLCQILYPQAEQLAASTQLLGQTRYTQPALFAIEYALAQLWQSWGVKPAAAIGHSIGEFVAACLAGVFSLADALELVAMRGKLMWDLPTGSMLSVRLPAAEIEPRLPAEIAISAINGPNLCVVSGSTPAIERLQQELEAQEIVCKLLHTSHAFHSPMMDSIVAPFAKLVAAIPLSPPQMPFVSCVSGDWITAEQAIDPHYWANHLRQPVRFAEGVRTLWQQQPNYVLLEVGPRQTLTVLARQQITDRQHQIALASLGNTSTDCADWQDLLIAIGQLWLAGVEIDWQQFYRNETRHRVPLPTYPFDRQKYWIDPPSRAQTFAPPVSTTPIPLAPYLAPAPMSLVPSLASMTEPRAVRLIPSIAEVFKDTAGVEIGTHERQATFLELGLDSLSLTQVALSLKKKFQVKVTFRQLLEDCSTLATLADSIDLQLPPDAFPAPVSVAHTPDLVPTVSVAPSPILPAPTPTHAVAFTPATTIVAPLNATADSSSSAIAAVVQQQLQIMARQLELLGGNAATSTLQVSTPVAPSEIVPATPAPSNGNGNGNGTSNNGKSPLPTPAIATPAAAGPSPGAKISKTIDTSLSPQQQTALATIIDRYVAKTKVSKQQAQEHRRYLADPRTVSGFTPLLKEMVYPIVTDRAQGSRLWDEDGNEYIDLTNGFGLNFFGWSPDFITNAIKAQLDKGMAIGPQTPLAGKAAKKIARLTGMERVAFCNTGSEAVMAALRIARTVTGKDLVAIFSGSYHGTFDEVLFRAGPNLKTFPSAPGVMASALENILVLDYDSPKSLQIIAEYADRLAAVVVEPVQSRHPHIQPHAFLHELRSLTARSEIALIIDEVITGFRVAPGGAQEHFGVKADIATYGKVVGGGMPIGILTGTSKYMDALDGGFWQFGDRSIPETGVTFFAGTFVRHPLALAAVEATLQQLEAGGAELQQSLNTKTQQIVDRLTAHFELVGAQIKIEHFSSWFYLIFDATENYGGLLFYLLRERGIHIWENRPCFLTLAHSDADIETIIWAFQICIAELQSLGFLSSSDRAIAINSNLPPQPGAKLGKDRDGNPAWFVTDPQRNGEYLQIGTALKGVMGNRIER; this comes from the coding sequence ATGAATCAGCCTTTAGTTAACGCCAGTAGCGTCTCGATCGTTATTCCCGCCTACAATAGCAGCGCATTTCTGACTGCGGCAATCGAAAGTGTCTTGGCGCAAACCTATCGGGACGGCGAGATCGAGATTGTGGTCGTCGATGATGGTTCGACTGACGATACCAAAGCAGTGTGCGATCGCTATCCCACTGTCAAATATATTTACCAACGCAACCAAGGTTATCTGGTGGCACGGAATCAGGGGATCGATATCTCCACGGGTAGATATCTGATCTTTCTCGATAGCGATGACTACATCTTCCCTGACGCGATCGAAATTGGCATCAAGCAGTTGCAAGAGCGGCCTGAAGCTGGCTTTGTGTTTGGTAGGTATATATTTAAGGCAATTAATCCCGATGGCACCTATAGTACTCAAAAACTCTTTGCGGAGCCGCCGCCAACAGCTAGCTATGCCACTATTTTATCGGCCCAGCACAATATCCAATGTGCCACAGTCATCTTTCGGCGTGAGGCGGTTGAATCGGTGGGCGGGTTTGCACCAGGGCTTGAGGATCTGAATTTATGGCTGGGAATCGCCCGGACATGGCCGATTTACTTCCACGATCGAGCAGTCTCAGAATATCGATATCACGGTGACAATTTTTCCAGTAAGTCTGCCAAAATGCTGACTTCCACGTTGCAGACACTGGAGTTGGAATGGGACTACCTTCGACAAACTGGCGATCTAGAACTGACTGCTGCTTATCAGCAGGGACGAGCGGCTTGGATTAAATTTTATGGCGATCGATTGCTGTATGATGCGATTAGATCCGCACAGGCCAGCGACTCGATCTCGGCACGCGAAAATCTTCAGCTAGTCTTAACTTACGACCCACAGATCCAATGGGTCGATCGCGAAACTTATGATGTGGCGATCGATTTGCTGCCAATGCCACAACAACAGCAACTCATTGCCCACAGACAGCCGCAGCCCCAAAGCTATCCCCAAACTCAATGTTTGCATCAGTTATTTGAAGCACAAGTCGAACGCACACCTGACGCCATCGCTGTAGTTTGTGAAGATTCTCGTTCCGAGAGGCTTTGCCAACGGCACCTCACCTATCGGGAGTTGAACGATCGTGCTAATCAATTAGCAAGTCACCTCCAAACCCTAAATGTCCAGCCAGAAGTACTCGTGGGCATTAGTGTCGAGCGGTCTTTAGAGATGGCGATCGGGATCTTGGGGATTCTCAAAGCTGGCGGTGCCTATGTGCCACTCGATCCAGCCTATCCGCCAGAGCGGCTGGCTTACATGGTTGCCGACTCAGATATCTCCGTGCTAGTCGTAAGTAAAGATTTAGGGGCCGTATTTGCTGAATATGCTGGAACGCTAGTGTACTTGGATGCTATGGCACAGACGCAATTCGATCGAACTAACCCGACTAGTGCTGTTACGCCAGACAACCTCATCTACACAATTTACACATCGGGTTCGACCGGACAACCCAAAGGTGTGCCGATCTCTCATGCTAATGTCGGACGGCTATTTGCAGCCTCGCAGCATTGGTATGATTTTGACGAGCGAGATGTCTGGGTAATGTTTCATTCTTATGCTTTCGACGTTTCTGTATGGGAATTTTGGGGCGCATTAATTCATGGGGGACGATTAGTAATTGTGCCCTTTGGCGTGAGTCGATCGCCCCAAGAATTTTACGAGCTATTACATAAAGAGCGAGTGACGGTGTTATGCCAGACACCATCTGCCTTTCGACAGTTACAGCGGGTAGCGACTGGAGATGCAGCCACACTCAAACTCAGCTTACGGGCAGTGATTTTTGCTGGGGAGGCTCTAGATGTCCAGAGTTTGAAACCTTGGTTTGAACGCTATGGAGATCGAGTACCCCAGCTCGTGAATATGTATGGCCCCACCGAAACCACCGTTTATGCTACCTATCATCCCATTAGCCGTGCGGATCTCGATCTGCAAGAGTGTCGAGGTAGTGTCATTGGTCGTCCGATTCCCGATTTAAGATTACATATTCTCGATCGAGATCTCCAACCCGTACCGAGCGGGGTAGCTGGAGAGCTATACATCGGTGGTGCGGGAGTTGCCCGCGACGGTTATTTGCGTCGCCCAGAACTCAACGCCCAGAGGTTTATTCCCAATCCCTTTGACGAACCAAGCGCGCCAGTTTTATATAAAACTGGCGACTTAGCTAGTTATTTACCAAATGGAGATATTGAGTATCTAGGGCGAATGGATCGTCAAGTTAAACTCCGGGGGTTTCGGATCGAGTTGGGCGAAATTGAAGCAACAATCGCCAAGAATTTGGCCGTACAAGAAGCGGTCGTTATTATCAGAGAAGATGAACCAGGAGATCCACGGCTGGTGGCTTATCTGATTCTGACCACTCCTGCATCGATAACAATTAGCGAATTACGAGACTCTCTCAGGCAGCAATTACCCAATTATATGGTGCCCTCAGCTTTTGTGTGCTTAGAGGCAATGCCCTTGACTCCCAATGGCAAGTTAGATCGTGAGGCTCTACCAGCAGCAGATCGGACTAGTTTTGGCTTGGCAGACAGCTTTGTCGCTGCGGGGACATCGACAGAGGCAATATTGACCGGAATTTGGCAAGAAATTCTCAGACTCGAACATGTAGGCATTGAGGATAATTTTTTCGATATCGGTGGAAATTCCCTGTTGGGAGTAAAGGCGATCGAGCAGATTCAAGAGCGATTCCAGGTTAAAGTTCCGGTAGTGAGGCTGTATCAGTATTTCAATATTCGGTTGATGGCTGAATATCTGGCCACCATAGTCGATCGACAGCCGCCAGCAGCAGTTACGGCAAACATTTCCACTACAGTAAGTCAGCCACAACGGCAGGTGAAGACTACTGATGTGGCGGTAATTGGGATGGTGGGCAGATTTCCAGGTGCCAATAGCATCGAGGAATTGTGGGCGAATCTGCGTGCGGGAACTGAGTCGATGACCTGGTTTGATGAAGCGGACATCGATCCGAGTATCGATCCTGACAAGATTGCCAGTCCGAATTACATCCGCGCCAAAGGCATACTGGCTGGAGCCGAATTATTCGATGCTAACTTCTTTGGCATCAACGATCGAGAAGCCCAAATGATGGATCCGCAGACGCGAATCTTTCTGGAACTAGCGGCTGAAGCCTTGGAAAATGTAGGGTATCTGGCAGTTGATGGGAATAAGATTGGCGTATATGCGGGTGCGGCTGATAACACTTATTTTGAAAAGCATTTAAGTTGCCAGCCAGAAATTCTCGATCGATTTGGTGAATTCCAAACCCATCTAGTCAACGATCGCGATTATCTGACCACGCGAGCTTCGTATGAGTTAAATCTCCAAGGCCCCAGTATCAATATTAGTACGGCCTGCTCGACCTCGTTGGTAGCAATTATTCAAGCTTATCAGGGGTTGTTAAACGGTCAGTGCGATCTGGCTTTGGCTGGCGGGGTGGCGATTACTACACCCCAAAATCAAGGCTATTTACATCAAGAAGGTAGCATTTTTACGCCCGACGGCCATTGTCGTCCGTTCGATGCCAATGCTCAGGGCACATTGTTTAATAACGGGGCGGGAATTGTCGTCCTCAAACGCTTGGATGAGGCGATTGCCGATGGCGATCGAATTTATACCGTCATTAAAGGTGTGGGCATGAATAACGATGGTGCTGATAAGGTGAGTTTTATGGCACCCAGCATCAGCGGTCAGATGGGAGCCATTCTCCAAGCCCAACAAGCCGCAGAAGTCCACCCAGAGACGATTTCTTATATAGAAGCACACGGTACGGCAACGGCTCTAGGCGATCCGATCGAAGTTGAAGCCCTCACTCAGGCATTTCGGACGCAAACAGCAGCCACTCAATTTTGTGGGATCGGTTCGATCAAAGGTAATTTGGGACACCTCACCGCCGCCGCTGGCGTTGCCGGATTTATCAAAACCGCCTTGGCACTCTACCATCGCCAACTCCCGCCCAGCATTAATTACGACAGGCCAAATCCGCACATCAATTTTGCCAATAGTCCCTTTTATGTCAACGACAAGCTAGTTGACTGGCCTTCTAGTGGCAATACGCCGCGTCGCGCGGGGGTCAGTTCCTTTGGCGGTGGGGGTACCAATGCTCACGTCGTCCTCGAAGAACCGCCTCAAACTGCCACTTCTAGCCCTTCTCGTCCGTATCAGTTACTCTTACTCTCCGCCAAAACCGAAACCGCACTAGAGCTTGCCGCTAGCAATCTCCAGCAACATTTAGATCGACATCCCAATCTCAACTTAGCCGATGTTGCTTTTACCCTCCAACAAGGGCGCAAAACTTACGCTCATCGACGGTTTATCGTCTGCCAGACTGGCGCAGATGAGGTTGCTAGATTCAAGTATGAAAAGCTAGAGATGGGAGCGGGGGGAGGAAATACAAAAACAGAAGACCATACATCAGATCGGCAACGCCGCGCAGAGCTAGCAACTTCGTCGCCAGCAACAGCGACTCGCCATAGTCCCCGCCACACCCCCCAAGTGGTATTTCTATTTCCAGGACAAGGCGCGCAATCTGTAAACATGGGCGCGAATTTGTACGATTGCGAACCAGTATTTAGGCAAGCGATCGATACTTGTGCGGAAATTTTACAGCCAATTTTGGGTCTGGATCTGTGTCAAATCTTGTATCCACAAGCGGAACAGTTAGCGGCGAGTACTCAATTGTTAGGTCAAACTCGCTACACTCAACCAGCATTATTCGCGATCGAATACGCATTGGCGCAACTGTGGCAGAGTTGGGGAGTTAAGCCAGCAGCCGCGATCGGGCATAGTATCGGCGAATTTGTCGCGGCTTGCTTGGCTGGCGTCTTTTCCCTTGCCGACGCGCTCGAACTCGTGGCGATGCGGGGTAAATTGATGTGGGATTTACCCACCGGATCGATGCTCTCGGTGCGCTTGCCCGCTGCCGAAATCGAGCCGCGACTGCCAGCAGAAATCGCGATTTCTGCCATTAATGGCCCTAATCTCTGTGTCGTTTCCGGCTCTACGCCAGCGATCGAGCGGTTGCAGCAAGAACTGGAAGCGCAAGAAATAGTTTGTAAACTCTTACACACTTCTCATGCCTTTCATTCGCCGATGATGGACTCGATCGTCGCACCCTTTGCCAAGCTGGTAGCCGCAATCCCACTGTCGCCGCCGCAAATGCCTTTTGTCTCGTGCGTTAGTGGCGACTGGATAACTGCCGAGCAAGCGATCGATCCGCATTATTGGGCAAATCACCTGCGCCAACCCGTTCGCTTTGCTGAGGGCGTCCGCACCTTGTGGCAACAACAGCCCAATTATGTTTTATTGGAAGTCGGGCCGCGCCAAACGTTGACGGTGCTAGCCAGACAGCAGATAACAGATCGCCAACACCAAATCGCGCTGGCATCCCTCGGCAATACATCCACAGATTGCGCCGATTGGCAAGATCTCCTCATCGCGATCGGTCAACTGTGGTTGGCTGGAGTCGAGATCGATTGGCAGCAATTCTATCGCAATGAAACCAGACATAGGGTACCATTGCCAACCTATCCATTCGATCGCCAGAAATACTGGATCGATCCACCGTCGCGCGCCCAAACTTTCGCTCCACCAGTTAGCACCACTCCTATTCCACTCGCACCTTATCTCGCCCCAGCCCCTATGTCGTTAGTGCCATCGCTCGCCTCCATGACCGAACCGCGCGCAGTCAGATTAATCCCCTCGATCGCTGAAGTCTTCAAAGATACAGCAGGAGTAGAAATCGGTACGCACGAACGGCAGGCGACATTCTTAGAGCTAGGTTTGGATTCGCTGTCCTTAACTCAGGTGGCTCTAAGCCTCAAGAAAAAATTCCAAGTTAAAGTCACCTTTCGGCAACTATTAGAAGACTGCTCGACGCTGGCGACCCTCGCCGACTCGATCGATCTCCAGTTGCCCCCAGATGCCTTTCCAGCACCAGTTAGTGTCGCTCATACTCCCGACCTAGTGCCAACAGTTTCCGTCGCGCCTAGCCCGATCTTACCTGCCCCTACACCTACACATGCGGTCGCCTTTACACCCGCGACGACCATCGTCGCCCCATTGAATGCGACTGCCGACTCCAGCTCATCGGCGATCGCCGCAGTGGTACAGCAGCAACTCCAAATTATGGCACGGCAGTTAGAATTGCTGGGTGGCAATGCAGCGACTTCAACGTTGCAAGTCTCTACACCAGTAGCTCCTAGCGAGATCGTCCCAGCGACACCAGCACCAAGTAATGGGAATGGCAATGGCAATGGCACGAGTAATAACGGTAAATCGCCATTGCCGACGCCTGCGATCGCGACACCAGCCGCCGCTGGCCCATCGCCGGGTGCGAAAATTAGTAAAACGATCGATACTAGCCTCTCGCCACAGCAACAAACCGCACTAGCCACAATTATCGATCGCTATGTCGCCAAAACTAAAGTATCTAAGCAGCAAGCCCAAGAACATCGCCGTTATCTAGCCGATCCGCGCACCGTGTCTGGGTTTACGCCCTTACTCAAAGAAATGGTTTATCCGATCGTCACCGATCGCGCCCAAGGTTCGCGCTTATGGGATGAAGATGGCAACGAATACATCGATCTGACGAACGGCTTTGGGCTAAATTTCTTCGGTTGGTCGCCAGATTTCATCACAAATGCCATCAAAGCACAGCTCGACAAAGGCATGGCGATCGGCCCGCAAACGCCACTAGCCGGAAAAGCCGCCAAAAAGATCGCCCGATTGACCGGAATGGAACGAGTTGCTTTTTGCAATACAGGTTCCGAAGCCGTCATGGCAGCACTGCGAATCGCCCGCACGGTGACGGGCAAAGATCTCGTCGCGATCTTCTCCGGCTCCTATCATGGCACATTCGATGAAGTTTTATTCCGCGCTGGACCCAATCTCAAAACCTTCCCCTCTGCACCTGGGGTGATGGCTTCGGCATTAGAAAATATCTTAGTTTTAGATTACGACAGCCCCAAATCCCTACAAATCATCGCCGAATATGCCGATCGATTGGCAGCGGTAGTTGTCGAACCCGTCCAAAGTCGCCATCCCCACATCCAACCCCACGCCTTTCTCCACGAGCTGCGATCGCTGACAGCACGATCGGAAATCGCTTTAATTATCGACGAAGTAATTACCGGATTTCGCGTCGCTCCTGGCGGTGCTCAAGAGCACTTTGGCGTTAAAGCTGACATCGCCACCTATGGTAAAGTCGTCGGCGGCGGAATGCCGATCGGGATTTTAACTGGTACTTCCAAGTATATGGATGCCTTAGATGGTGGTTTCTGGCAATTTGGCGATCGATCGATTCCCGAAACTGGCGTTACCTTCTTTGCGGGTACCTTCGTCCGTCATCCCCTCGCCTTAGCCGCCGTCGAAGCCACTTTACAGCAACTCGAAGCAGGTGGTGCCGAACTTCAGCAATCTTTAAATACTAAAACTCAACAAATAGTCGATCGACTCACCGCACATTTTGAATTAGTTGGCGCACAGATTAAAATCGAGCACTTTAGTTCTTGGTTCTATCTCATCTTCGACGCGACCGAAAATTATGGCGGGTTGCTATTTTATCTATTACGCGAACGAGGGATTCATATCTGGGAAAATCGGCCTTGCTTTTTGACACTCGCCCATAGCGACGCAGATATCGAAACGATAATTTGGGCATTCCAAATATGTATCGCCGAACTTCAATCGTTAGGATTTTTATCTAGTTCCGATCGGGCGATCGCTATTAACAGCAATTTACCACCCCAACCTGGTGCAAAACTGGGCAAAGACCGCGACGGAAATCCAGCTTGGTTTGTTACAGATCCCCAGCGAAATGGTGAATATTTACAGATCGGGACAGCGTTAAAAGGGGTAATGGGTAATAGAATCGAACGATGA